TTGGGCTCTGCTGCATCCTGATCTAAGGAAATGTTCTCTCTGTAGCTGTTACAGGTGAGCTCGACCCCCAGCAGGGGGAACCACCGCGCTGCCGTCTGGGCACGGTTCCGTGTAAGGACGGTTCGGACTGCGTGCTGTTTAACCATGTCTGTGATGGGGAGAGAGACTGTGCCGACGGCTCTGATGAAGAGGACTGCACCACAGAGTGCGAGAAAGGTCAGTGTGATCAGCTGACTTGGAAaaactccaccagtttttcagtCTGAGTAATTAATGGTTAAAAGTTTGAGAAACTTGGGATTGTTCGCTGGTGGTGACGGGAGCCAGATGTCCAGCTCTGAAAACTAGGAGTCAGGCTTTTAGATTTTTGGCCTTAGTCAGTTCATGGTGGAGGAATACATGCAGGACGTTGTGAGGCCAAATAGTACCTCAAAGATataatttcacattttccacACTTTATCCTTCATTCCATATAAAGtcagactcgtgtaggttctctggtggttctggacagtaaataaaatgtctgtcatggcgacccctggttcccatcctttttttttttttaatgtaacccATTAGCTTCTCATTGAAGCTAATGAGAATTTCGACCCAAATAAACCAGGTTCATCATgttggctagtgtagtggtCACCAACTGTCCTTCTGGAGATGTACTTTCCTGCAGAGGAGAGATCTGACATTCATTTACCTCTTTCCCCAACTTCTGTTCATCACTCAATTAAGTAGGCTGTTTGTgccttttaagactgatgtatgtaaatgagctcagttctgattggctgtgcctcattcagtgAACAATCTAGGCTGAAGGCCCTTATAGCGTTGGTGTCTGTGGACGGAGCTGAGTGGCTGCAGGCCGAGTAGAAAGATGGTTGTATGCTGGTTTTTGTTCGCATCATATGTGCCCTTTATTAAAGTGGCCTGAGTGTAAACAGCAGTTTCCCCTGTAAATCTGGTTCCAGGCCAGTTCCAATGTGCACACGGAAAGATGTGTATTGAGCAGAGTCAGGTGTGTGACGATGTGGCTCAGTGCCAGGACCGGTCAGATGAATTGGACTGCTTTAAGCCAGCCGAGGGCTGCGGACACAGATGCGGTAAACTCTGCCTGTCTGAGGTTTTAATCTGCGATGGACGGGTGGACTGCGAGGACGGCAGTGACGAGGCCGACTGTGGTAAGAGACTTGCTCCGACAGTCCGGTCTTCCATAAACACGCGGATTCTTTAGTTTTAGTGCTTGAGCCAGCTAAGAAATAGTGGGAGCTTATACTCTGATTTTGGGGTAGACCAGGGGTGGACACGGTGCTCCAGGTCCCAATGCAgctcttttcctgccctgttgcggctccacagctgaatcagatcagtaggtaataataaaataatcctcctctacagtaaaataaagctctgctgatccttcaacacagtttaacagtaaatggtcttaaacgctggagttaatgtagaactgctgattcaccctttaaccctgaagatcagcgcagacggctggtcaccatagcaacacagacgagaACCAGGCCTAGCTGGTAgctacgaaaaggcaaagagagagatttaagacgagcATTGATTTGGAGATGAAAGCACGTtttagtcactccagctggtttcctgatgttTAATCTGCGGCGAGAAACTTGTTAatttttgttccaccttaaatgaagcagttGGCTATGTAGTTGGTTACGTTCTGGCACCtcatgcatcatttaaggtggagcaggaaaacGTGAACCAGAAgctggaaaagtttcctgccagagatgcgagagaAGCAGCTAGAGcggagctaaagcttaaagcagagcgaagtCCGTCCGTTTTCGTTTATTTATCCTGTGCTGGTACTTCAGCGCgcactgagacacatttacagccgaAATAAGACGGCTCTTCCTAACATTGGGGCTGGGGCGCCTGGGCAAGTCTGTGGGGTGTAAGGCTCCTGAACTTGAGTGGGTGCAGCTAAAGCTCTGCAGACTATTGTATGTAAAGGCTATAGTTTTTCCTGACATCACAAGTTCATTACTATATTTGGACTGGCAGTGTTAAGTTTGTGCATGTCAAGCTCTTTATTCTGGAAAAGCAGAGGACACTTGGTTTTGCATGATACGGCTCCTTTAAGCAGCAGGCTGGgttctgtggtttctgacgctGTTTTCTATGAAGATGGACTAAAACTTACTGTAGCTAAcgcttgtttactttttcaaacAGATGACGAATCTGAAGCTGAAGAGGTGGAGGAAGTTCATGCTGTCGGGACTGACCCCCCTGCTGTCCGGCCTCCCCTGCGCTGCCTGTTGGGCTCCTGGGCCTGCAGAGACGGGACCGAGTGCATTCAGTACACCCACATATGTGACGGAGAGGAGGACTGCAGGGACGGCTCAGACGAGCTGGAGTGCGCCGAGGAGTGTGAAGCAGGTGAAGACCTGATCGGTCGTGTTCAGCAGGTTATTGACTATAGGTCACGTTACAGGCTTGACGTGCAGCTCATGATTAGGTACCTTTACGTAAAATTCACACTGATTTTCTACAAAGAGCTgcagtgtcaaaataaaagccctggGCAAGAGAACCCGTCTAACTGTACTTCATTTCCGAAGAAGCTGGTGTGAGGTGATGGTTAAGATGTTTACAGCCATCAGTTAGACGGCGTAGCTCTAAAATAAGACTGTTCAGGACATGAAGTACATGCTTAGTGTGCTCGGTTTAGCAGGAATTACTACAGGTctagttttaaaatgttgtgtAGATTTTCTATTTAGGAAAAAATATTGGGTCTGTAATTTGGCTAGGAATTGTCCCAATTGTCAAAGTTGGTTTTCTGGATTGCTTAGATTCTGTGCTGCCCTCTAGTGACCAAAGCTGGTTAATTTCAATCACCGTTCATAACTTAATCTGATGGCAGGTTTCATTGAGTGTAAATCTGGTTCCAGGCCAGTTCCAATGTGCACACGGAAAGATGTGTATTGAGCAGAGTCAGGTGTGTGACGATGTGGCTCAGTGCCAGGACCGGTCAGATGAATTGGACTGCTTTAAGCCAGCCGAGGGCTGCGGACACAGATGCGGTAAACTCTGCCTGTCTGAGGTTTTAATCTGCGATGGACGGGTGGACTGCGAGGACGGCAGTGACGAGGCCGACTGTGGTAAGACTTGCTCCGACAGTCCGGTCTTCCATAAACACGTGGATTCTTTAGTTTTAGTGCTTGAGCCAGCTAAGAAATAGTGGGAGCTTATACTCTACCTGAGTGTGGAGCCAACTGAAGGCATAAACCACCTCATACTTGCCTTAAAACTGTCTGGAGTGCCGTCACTTTTTCCCTGCGATttataacttatttttatttattttatgcaccaaaatcAATCCATTTGTctttatgaccattttccagtcTCTGATTCTAAGGAGTAAAACaggcttttgttactgtgactaAGACTGGTGTGTGAATGAGCACTGTTCTGATTTTGGGGTAGACCAGGGGTGGACATGGTGCTCCAGGTCCCAATGCAgctcttttcctgccctgtcgtggctccacagctgaatcagatcagtaggtaataataaaataatcctcctctacagtaaaataaagctctgctgatccttcaacacagtttaacagtaaatggtcttaaacgctggagttaatgtagaactgctgattcaccctttaaccctgaagatcagcgcagacggctggtcaccatagcaacacagacgagaACCAGGCCTAGCTGGTAgctacgaaaaggcaaagagagagatttaagacgagcATTGATTTGGAGATGAAAGCACGTtttagtcactccagctggtttcctgatgttTAATCTACGGCGAGAAACTTGTTAGAatttttgttccaccttaaatgaagcagttGGCTATGTAGTTGGTTACGTTCTGGCACCtcatgcatcatttaaggtggagcaggaaaacGTGAACCAGAAgctggaaaagtttcctgccagagatgcgagagaAGCGGCTATAGcggagctaaagcttaaagcagagccagtcactgagacacatttacggCCGAAATAAGACGGCTCTTCCTAACATTGGGGTTCATTTAAGCAGCAGGCTGGgttctgtggtttctgacgctGTTTTCTATGAAGATGGACTAAAACTTACTGTAGCTAAcgcttgtttactttttcaaacAGGTGATGAATCTGTTGAAGCTGAAGAGGTGGAGGAAGTTCATGCTGTTGGGACTGACCCCCCTGCTGTCCGGCCTCCCCTGCGCTGCCTGTTGGGCTCCTGGGCCTGCAGAGACGGGACCGAGTGCATTCATTACACCCACATATGTGACGGAGAGGAGGACTGCAGGGACGGCTCAGACGAGCTGGAGTGCGCCGAGGAGTGTGAAGCAGGTGAAGACCTGATCGGTCGTGTTCAGCAGGTCATTGACTATAGGTCACGTTACAGGCTTGACGTGCAGCTCATGATTAGGTACCTTTACGTAAAATTCACACTGATTTTCTACAAAGAGCTgcagtgtcaaaataaaagccctggGCAAGAGAACCCATCTAACTACTTCACACCAGCTTCTTCAGAAGTAATAGTGTAAATCTGGTTCCAGGCCAGTTCCAGTGTGCACACGGAAAGATGTGTATTGAGCAGAGTCAGGTGTGTGACGATGTGGCTCAGTGCCAGGACCGGTCAGATGAAATGGGCTGCCTTAAGCTGGGTGAGGACTGCGAACACCAGTGCGGTAAACTCTGCCTACCAGGGTTCTTCATCTGTGATGGATATCTGGACTGTGAGGACGGCAGCGACGAAGCCAACTGTGGTAAGTTAAGACCAGTGTTAACATGGTCAGCAGATTAATTTCACTCAATTTggtttcttttccattttcgttcacttcctttctctcttcgtAGGAGGCAGGACCTGCGGCAATACGGAGTTCCAGTGTGCTAGCGGTCAGTGTGTACCAATTAGTGGGCGCTGTGATGGCATCCCAGACTGCAGGGATCACTCAGATGAGAGAAACTGCAGTGACTGGACGGAGTGCCATGAAGCAGTAAGTCAACTTCTGCAGTAAAGGTACCACATAATAAACTTgttccatgtttttgttttaataataagTTCCATTTTTGTCACGCCCTACTCTGAAACCCAAAGACGCTCATAAACATGCCACAAATGGTACGAgtgccttaaaggggaattccactggtCTTGTTTTATATTGTCATGCCCTGTTTGAGATGCCGTTCATGTCAGTGGCTTGTTATGAAATGGTACCGATGTCTCTAcggtggcggtgatgggaagcaggagttgccatgacaacactTTTATTTGCACTCCAACCATTGAACCTACGAGTCTTCCTAGTTTTCTCTAGTGTTTCATGCCAAACCACTCAATGAGActcaaccacttaattatgccgAAATTTTGCCAAATTGGTGGAACTCCCCTCTGAAAATGGTTATGGACGTCCATTAAAGTAGTGGAAAAGCGTTGTTGGAGGGCCTCTGCTGTACCTGTTGGCTCTAACTGGTTCACTTGCTGTCTGTGTGGTTGTAGAGCTGTGCGGAGTCTCCGGTGCAGTGTGGGCAGTTTCAGTGGCCGTGTGCATCCAAGACGCAGTGCGTTCCTCAGAGCTGGCGCTGTGACGGCACCAAAGACTGCGCAGACGGGAGCGACGAGGCTGCCTGTGAGTGTCCTCGGACTTCCAGAGCGGGCAGGATAATCCATCCTTTCAGTACTAACCTACACTTCCTAGCTAAGCAGGACCTAGACAATAATTAAATGGGACGACTGGCTAATGTTGGATGACACAACTTTCCATTTTGGCTGGACCACCCCTCCAGTCACTACATTTCGTATGTCCAGTCACAGCAACCTCACAGGGCTCTCTAGAGTggtgctcctggagatctaccttccagCAGGCTTGAGCTCCAAGGTTAAGTGACCACGTCTGACCGTTGTAGTTATTCCCTTTAGAATTCCTTGATTTAGATGTCAGTTTGGAAGTGGCCTATTGTGTATGGCTCGCATACTGATTGTGACCAAAGTAGTATGAAGTGTATGACCAATATGAGACCTGGATCACTCTGGCCAAATATTTCAGTGTATGGTCAGATGTTATGACGTAGTCATCAGGAAGTCCTAAACTTgtggtggttttttttttttgtttttttttttttttttttggtcctgtCCAACTTAATAGCTCTGAATTGAGCTGGGAATGGATACAGAAATGTGAATTTGTCCTGCTGCTGTTTCTGAAGCCCCATCAGCTGTTTACTGAGGTTAACTAACTGCATAGAGAACATGGTTAAAGCAGTAACTTGAGTTGGTCTCAGCTTGGCTGTCCACTCTGAGCTTTTCAGGCTCACCTGTGGTCTCACTGCACTCTTCAGCCAAACAAGCTCACATTACCCAATACGAATGCAGTGAAAATGAATGCCTTCTGCAAATGTGGGAAAATGCAGGAAACCACACAGGTTTACCACACAAACCAGTACAAAGTTCTGATGTTTTGAAGGTGGGAGAAAACTGGGCTGTGACTGGTTTTGGTGAGCATTGATGGATAAACACAACAAGGCTGCAAAGTCATGAATTCTGTTAAACcagtgaggctgagggatgcagAGCTGCATAATACTGTGTGTAACGGGTGGTGTTAGGCTGGAACGGCGCTTTAAGGCTAACATTAGCTGCTGCCATACAGGACTTTAGCTGGGTTCAGACGGCAGGGAATCGGATCCGATTCTCAGGTCAAATTTGAGACGATGGTCAACACTTATTCACAAGTGACCGGATTTGTCTCCAGACATCACCGGTCTATCTGTGTGGGTTGCTGTGGTAATGTAGGCATCAGTAACTGTAAGTGGATCCAAATGTGGTTTGCATGTTTGTCCTGTCCACCAATAATCAGCCTGGTTATAATCTGAATATGCCATAAATCACATTTGGCCTGACGCTCTGAACATGGCCTTTCTTGCGCTAATGGCAAGATGAGGTCCCAAAAAACCTAAACCAAAACTACACCCTTGCTACTACAGCAGGACCTAAGGCTCTTCTTGAGGGTGTTCTCCTGTCAGCTTCACCTGTCTGTGTTCAGGTGACTCGTCTTGCCCTCCTCATCAGTTCCAGTGCAGAAGTTCAGAGTGTTTGGACCCCTCTGTCCTCTGTAATGGAGAAACGgactgcatggatgggtcagATGAGGGCGGGGCCTGTTCTACTGATGCATGCACTGACCAGTCTCAGTGTGCACATGACTGCTACAGCACACCTACAGGAACGGTAAGCCTCCAGCTAGTCTTTAAATCAGTTCCACGGATTTATTTTTCTgagtttctgtgtaattcagtgtttgacGTGGTTTTACGTGTctctttatatgtaatgttgacggTAAAACATTGGGAAATCTGAAATGTATCTGACCTAAGAGCGCATATGAAAGTGGATTAGGTCTGATTTTAAAACACTCCCAGCTCCAAAACTGAAACACTTggaatttttacattaattatcTTGGCTCACAAAGACTGTTGGACTCAAACTCGCCTGCTGATTGACTGTCTCCTCAGAGTTGCTGGTGCAGGGTGGGCTACAGGCCTGTAGGTGGTGCTGTGGAATGTGTGGACGTGGACGAGTGTGTGGAGACTCCAGCAGTGTGCGCTCACTCCTGTATCAACTCTGTTGGGTCCTTCCAGTGTTCCTGTAACCATGGTTATCTTTTGGAGCCTGATGGCCATACCTGCACAGCCACAGGTAGGGCCAGGTGGACAGGGGTGGTCTTTGCACCAGGCAGAGGTGGGCAGCTGCCCAGCATGAGTTACCATGTTTGGTTGTCCAGCATGATCAACTTTACCCACCTTTGTCATCTATCATGACAAATCTTTCCAAGCTTGGTCATCTGGCTTGACTAATCTTACAAAGCATGACCGACTTTACCGAGCTTGGTTGTCCAGAATGACACTTACTGGGATTGGTCATCCAGCGTGACCAACATTGCCACGCTTGTTCATCTAGCAAGACTGTTATCATGCTTGGTTGACCAACTTAAGCAGCCTGGTCAACCATCTTGATCTGCATGAACAGTCAGTGTGTGACCTTGCATGACCAACATTTGCCAAGCTTGGTCAACCACCATGACCAAAACTGGCCAAACCGGCAGTAAGACCAGCATGAACTGAGCTCAACTTCTGTTTGAAACATGGCATTTTTATAATGTCACGTGTCGAACTGAATGCAAGCAATAAACGAGAGGCCCATGTTCAACCTTGCAGAAACCTCTTGACCTAATAAAGCAAACTTCACCCATGGACCATTTGTGTTTCAGGAGAGTCGTACCTGCTGGCCTCTGTCGAATCTGAGCTGCTCCTGCTGGACCTGCAGACCTCCACCGTGGATGTGCTGCTCTCCTCAGAGACGCTGCCTGCTCTGTCTCTGGACTACGACATGCAGAAAAGGAGTGTGTACTGGGCAGATGTAGAGGGTGTGAAGTGGATCACGCTGGACAAGAAGGGCAGAGGAACTCTACTGAAAGGTGAAGAAACGAGCTTAGATGTACTTTACTGAAAGGAGCAGGCTAATGTAGAGCATGCAGCTAAAGATGAGCTCAATGGTACACAAGAAAACCAGGCTGTAGTTCATGTTCTGGCTGCATGGCTTTGTTTTATTATGAACTGGATACTCCATTAAGTTCACTGGAGTGGGAGAACGCTCCACCAAGAGTTCAGATTTGCCATCAATgccctgttttttttgtttttttttcaccaatGTTCTTGTTCTAAAAGTCCAGCTGCATCAAGTATTACACATCAAAAAAAAGTGCATTATTTAaagttttctactttttttttttttttttttttttttatatatatatatatatatatatatatatatatatatatatatatatatatatatatatatataaaaacactgctGAAGCCCCTCCTCCTTGGAGCACTGATCTCGAAGTGATTGGCTGCTGCAGAGCTCTAGCCTTATGAGATGTATGGCCATGTGTTCAGCTGTTCTCTTCCTGCAGGTGTGAGGGCGGGGAGCGTGGCAGTGGACTGGGTGGGTCGAAGCCTGTACTGGATGGACAGAGTGGACGGTCAGATAAACGCTGTGGGGCTGGAGGGCTCCGAGCCTGTGGTTATAATGTACAAGGACGTGGAGGAGCTGCAGGCGCTGGCTCTGCTGCCTCAGAAAGGGTGCGAACACAAGCAGCTTTGGTTTTAGAAGTGGATGAACACAATTGTCTGTATAGCAAGAGGGATAAGTCAGTGTTTGgttatataaacacacatctgGGGCAAACGTGCTGTTAACGAGGCCACTATCATTCACCAACAGCTGTTTGTCTAATATTGCAACATGTTCTGACAATACACGGTACTACAGGGGTGGCTGGGGTGGCCAGTGTCTGTCCTGAGATCTGACTGGCCATGCCAGATACCACCTCAATTTCTGTAACATTGGCCTTCCCCCCTCATTGTGGAGCTGCCTAGATTAGTTTAGAAAGTTCAGTGTTGGTTTGGTTCCCACCCTCATTTAGCCCAAAATATCTCATGGTTGCCTCCAAATGTATCGTACTGCTGAAATGGTCAAACTCTGCTTCCTGTATGTCAGGCTGATGTTCTGGTCAGAAACTGGGGATGAGGCTCAGATAGGAAGAGCTGGGATGGACGGATCAGACAGACAAGTGCTGGTGCAGGACTCTGTACGCTGGCCTGTGGGTTTGGCTGTGGACTCGCTGAAGGAGCGCCTCTACTGGACGGATGAGCAACTGCGCTGCATTGGGTCAGCCACACTAGACGGGGATGATGTCAAGGTACTTTATGCCTATCCTGATGAGGGCAGCAGAGTGATGTACATATAAATGttactgatcagatgtctgaaaaaaaaaaaattgactcATGAAGTATTGCAGTAGTAGTGAGGTGAACTGCTGCCTGTGGTCTTCCAAGGTGGTCTGGGACTGGAAGGCActcctgagcgagtccaaaGTGAATGTTCCTATGGAGCCTTTGGACAAAACAAATTTTGAATGATCCTCTTTATAACTACTATTTGCAAAACTCCAGCCTCACTCAGCCAATCAAATCTGAATCACCTGAGGACCAGTTTAAAAACCAAGCTGAAGGGTTAGAATTAGTAATATAGGCTCATGACGCTATGTTGAGTGACTCGGCTGGAGAAGTACGTATGTGACGTTGGATTAATAGGTAGGTTATGATCTGTAACTTCAAGGCAGTGTTTGATTAAACCGTTAAAGATGGTCTTTTTTTATGTATGAAGTTGCTCCAGATGATGGAAACCCCCAGTCCGTTCTCCTTGTCGGTGTTTGGTGACATGGTTTACTGGTCAGACATTCACAAAGGAACCATCCAGAGAGCCCACAAAGTCACAGGCAAACAGCCACAGGTCCTGCTCAACCGCCCTGGACTGCCTCTCGGCCTCAAGGAAAGTACAGCCTTCACCTTATCAAAACGGGACAGTAGGATGATGTAGGGTTACAGATTTCTCCTATGTAAATCAGTCATAAACAATAGAAATATGGCAAAGGGAGTGGCTAAGGTTATTtctgtggtgcatttttaaACTTGGGTTTCTGTCTTAATGGGTTTTACAGCAGGTAATGACGGGTTTATTGGGAGAGATGCTCACATGCCACCTCCATATGTAAACAAATTCCTTCCAGATAGTTAGAGCTTCCCTGTATTCGGTTACCCCACATGTGAGTACCTTGGTGTATATAgattatactatatatttacAGATTTCATTCAAATGCCAGGTGTGATTGTTCCGTAAACAGGTCTTCCACCCGTTGTTGCAGCCGAGTGTGGCGAACCCATGTGAGTCAATgaactgttctcacctgtgtgtgTTGGCACCTGGTCTGGAAGGTGGTGTGTGCAAGTGTCCGTCTGAACTCGTGCTGGATGAGGGCGGACTCGTATGCCACGAACCCAAAGACCGCACCTTCCTCTTGCTGCTGTCCCCAACTGCAGTAACGCAGGTATTTCAATTAGTTGCCCTCCACACAGGAAGGTGAAGACGGCCTGAGCTCAGATAAACCAATAGTTACTAACCTTGATGGAACGGTCACTACGCTCTATGGATGTTGACGGACATTGCAAACATTAAAGGACCCTCTGAAAGTACTACCAAATAAATGTTGCTCACTGCTGCCACCTAAAGGCATAATTAAAACATCAGGGAAACATTAGTTATGCCTTTTAGAGGACAGGACATTAGGTGACT
This sequence is a window from Pygocentrus nattereri isolate fPygNat1 chromosome 20, fPygNat1.pri, whole genome shotgun sequence. Protein-coding genes within it:
- the lrp13 gene encoding low-density lipoprotein receptor-related protein 2 isoform X3, producing MRSVCAALCAVLLLHAVTGELDPQQGEPPRCRLGTVPCKDGSDCVLFNHVCDGERDCADGSDEEDCTTECEKDDESEAEEVEEVHAVGTDPPAVRPPLRCLLGSWACRDGTECIQYTHICDGEEDCRDGSDELECAEECEAGQFQCAHGKMCIEQSQVCDDVAQCQDRSDELDCFKPAEGCGHRCGKLCLSEVLICDGRVDCEDGSDEADCGDESVEAEEVEEVHAVGTDPPAVRPPLRCLLGSWACRDGTECIHYTHICDGEEDCRDGSDELECAEECEAGQFQCAHGKMCIEQSQVCDDVAQCQDRSDEMGCLKLGEDCEHQCGKLCLPGFFICDGYLDCEDGSDEANCGGRTCGNTEFQCASGQCVPISGRCDGIPDCRDHSDERNCSDWTECHEASCAESPVQCGQFQWPCASKTQCVPQSWRCDGTKDCADGSDEAACDSSCPPHQFQCRSSECLDPSVLCNGETDCMDGSDEGGACSTDACTDQSQCAHDCYSTPTGTSCWCRVGYRPVGGAVECVDVDECVETPAVCAHSCINSVGSFQCSCNHGYLLEPDGHTCTATGESYLLASVESELLLLDLQTSTVDVLLSSETLPALSLDYDMQKRSVYWADVEGVKWITLDKKGRGTLLKGVRAGSVAVDWVGRSLYWMDRVDGQINAVGLEGSEPVVIMYKDVEELQALALLPQKGLMFWSETGDEAQIGRAGMDGSDRQVLVQDSVRWPVGLAVDSLKERLYWTDEQLRCIGSATLDGDDVKLLQMMETPSPFSLSVFGDMVYWSDIHKGTIQRAHKVTGKQPQVLLNRPGLPLGLKVFHPLLQPSVANPCESMNCSHLCVLAPGLEGGVCKCPSELVLDEGGLVCHEPKDRTFLLLLSPTAVTQVTLQSRDAGVGLQDWPEHRRIDLPGVQELKKLDLVIQDKALYVWDAGRTSVGLFRVKDSGASQRGTLFSLLNNMLTAMAVDWVTLNLYWSSSSQSGLWVTSAKGTETTLILQDEVRNASSITLQPVAGRMCFTNRVQLGRVQLECSYMDGQKRNVVWVDAVQPVSLSLSNEENRLYWADTSLGVVASVGVDGTAYKEIRTEEGLVTFTLANKVLVWITRRGSTKCWFSNDQQGAMLWFEVKAEIVDVKAFSKPSQTGSNSCSISNGGCAQLCLPHPGGRTCLCGSAFLSINEMGCAPDPRCPSGTQPCVSGEECVPQERFCDGRPDCADRSDEICVQDEAKRIDDPKTNRFRPGSGSLPAGPRSFNTTVLVKNPGSDVDLSHGPKFPPPATPRSRDNVLVKSQDSKTRPASVRPSPTAKGSGSGVKVDSVDAAACGVRLCNGKGECVLQDGATVCQCMAGYSGPHCEEPLGSVVQEPVVYAAGGLCVAVIVLGVTVGIMQKRKAANQRQAGARETRMQDLEKSESVPAPPNSKESEQTEQDGASAAD